DNA sequence from the Tissierella sp. MB52-C2 genome:
ATCAACTCACTTTGGAATAAACTATCTGCAATGTATTCAACAACTTTAGCCTTTGACTCAAAGTTTGATACGTTAATACCATACTCTAAAGAGAGGAACTCAAAAAATTTATCTTTAATTCTTGCCTCTTCAAGAATAGATTCATACTTATCTGTTTCACAAATATATTTAAGTATTGTATATTCTTTACTAATATCAACATATCCAAATCCATTAGTTAAGACAATGTCATCTAGTGTTTCTTGATTAAGGCTTCTAATGACACTTTCAGGTATTACATCCCATAATCTTTTCAATATATTTAGGCGTTCTTCCAGTGTTGATATGTCAAATTGTCCAAAATCTATCCTGTGATTTTTTTCTAAGATATCTTTTACTGACGCAATATATGTGTCTCCAAAATATTCAAACTCAGTTAAAAAACCCTGCTTATTCTCTACATTAGAATATATAAGCCACTTTTTTGTAAGTTCACTATCAGCCAATAGGATTTTGTAGCGGAGTTCAATAAAACTGCCTTCATAGGCAATTTTATTGACTCCTTGTTCATCAAATAAATTAAACTCTTGTAAAAATTCATTCTGCCAATCATACCATATAACAATATTAGAGTTCTTAAATTTTTCCCTTATCTCTGCTTGAATCAATTTATAAAATGGTGTTTTCATTACGTTCCTACCTCTTCATAGTAGTTATCTCTTTCTCTCTTAGTTGCTACTGGGGCTGATAGTATAGGTTCTATAGGTATTATATTGTACAATACCCCTTCATCTATATTGGGTTTGTATGGCAATATCTCCATTATCTTCTTATCTAAAATGCTTAGATCTTCTAATTTTGCTTCTAAGTCACTACATTTATCTTTGACATCTTTTTCTTTACTCTTATCACCGTTAGTCCTTGCCTCAATTAATTGATTGGTATAATACTCTAAATCTTCCTCGTATCTATCAATCATTTGACTTAAATAGATGCTCTTAACTTTATATAAAGTATCATCGTCTAGTTTATGATAGTATACAAAACAATTAAAAGTTTTCTTAGGGCTACAAATATGCCAGTATATTGGACGTTTTTTATAACTTCTAGAATGATTTTTAAAGAAATCATTAATAATATATTTTTCAAGAGTTGTACCAAGAATCTCTTCAATTTCTTCAAAAGTATTATCAGAATTTTCTACACCAAAATATTTCCCAATAATAATATATATCTGTTCTATAATATCTTTTTCTAAATAGATCGAAGAATTGACTGGAACAATACCATCATCTATAGACTTTATATCATTATTCCATCTATCAAATATGCATCCAATTAAAATACTTATAATGTTTTCTAGTTCCTTCTTTATTGCCTTATCTCCATATAATTTTTCTTCTATTCTTTTTTTGATTAAAATATCCTTTCTTAAATTTAACTTTTTACTTACTAGATTATAATTTGGATTATTGTCTTCATTTATCAATTTGATGTAATCAGACTTATCTACATCGATATTATTATTTACTCCATTTTCCTCTTCAATAAATTCAACTTCATCTTCGCTTATCTTGTATGTATCATAGACTAATCTATTAATTATTTCATCCCTATTGTATACATCTAAATCAATCTTATCTTTTATATTAAGAAAATTTAAAATAGTCATCTCCATAGAGTCAGAAAGTAACTTTATTATATTTTCAAAATTGAAATATCTAGATATTTCTATAAGAGAGTATTTATGCCTTAAATCCTCAATGTTTTCTAATACATTTTTTTTAATTATATTATTGTTTTCCAAACTAAACTTCTTAATAGGCAACCGATTTACATCTCCAACTTGACAATGATTAGTCGGATTTATAACATTTAAAAAGTAGATTATTAAGTTTGAATTCATTAAGCCTAATAAAAAGAAATTATCAACACCTTTTTTAGGAAATATACCTGGTTTATCATCTTCGATTATAGTGTTTTCGTGAAGATATTTGGCACTAAAATTGGCACCGTATGGTGATCTGGGATAATACATGCCTTCAGTATTAAAGTAGTTTATACCTGTATAACCTCCCTTGCTTTTATAAAATTCTATAGCATTTTCAGAAAAATCTACCACTGTATTATCTAAAGATACATATCTGTCTCCACCAGGTATTTGGTTAATCCATTTCCATTTTTCGTAGTTATTAACTTCCCAATAAAATCTAATATATTTATAATTAGCATATGTACTTATCCCTCTTTGGACGTGTGCATATTCTTTGTAGTTAGATTTTAAAAAATAATTTAATATATTCTCAGATAATTTATAGGTAAAAGGATACCCTTTTATTATTTTAAACTTTTCTTGATTTATTTGATATTCTTTTATCCCTTCTGTTATATTTGGATAGTCTGCCCGATTTTCACAACTAGTTATATCCACAAACTCAGACTTTAAATTTTCTTGTTTAGTTTTATTTAGTGTAAACATTACACTATTAACCTTCTCACCTGTAAGTTCTTCAAATATTCCAGTTCCTAGATGAACAACCTTTTCTATTTGATTAAATTCTAATATGTTTTTTCTAAGATCTTTATACTTAGGAGTAAACATAAATCCATGTTGAACAATCATACCTAATATCCCATTTTCATTCAAAAATTCTTCGCATCTCATTATAAATGCCGAATATAAATCTTCACTGCCTGCATTATAATTACTTATTATAAAGTTCTTTAATTTTATATCCATATTTCCAATACCCATATACGGAGGGTTAGTAACTACTACATCATAGCCTGTTTTTTGCATGAATATATTTACAAGTTTGATTGATTTTGTAGCCTCAGTGGCAAATAGTTGTCTTGATATATCATTGGCTTTAATTGCCTCACTATAAATGGCATTCAAACTGTCCATAAGTTCTCTTTCTTCCTTGGTAAAGTCTCGCTGAGATTTATACTCGTCAAAAGAAATGGTTTGGTCTTCTAGTAAATTTTCTTGACCTTTAGTTTGCTTCTTCTTTGTTCT
Encoded proteins:
- the pglX gene encoding BREX-1 system adenine-specific DNA-methyltransferase PglX, whose amino-acid sequence is MNAEQKKSIKSTILECRDILEEDIEQVLINYGIYINKDWVNLRDLKNLTEKQEKNRKNIEKAIEKLKKGGFEKDKAVIEYIKEVSYTYLNRLAALRVMEVRGLIDEILIPRGEYGNRSFIGSRFYEVAREYCKYEMDGGLAYLLNIMFEEISEEIKMLFNTEDEYSFVTPSSTSLLKVIELLCSNIDEESWRQDEIIGWIYQYFNSIEKSEIYTRQDQKDFFISVDEVPATTQIFTPDWVVNWIIDNSLYKVYSEMKNGLRDKKNVEDIKLIDPCCGSGHFLVRAYDVFFEMYLEEGKYTIEEIPYKILENNIHGIDIDLRAVQLTGLILFIKTKTYLKENGYNTNTKGKLSVNLVCADAILLNGSRLEDLKEKHKNNKTILKMIEIIYEEFEDVRLKGSLIQPEKKLFPLFEEFKNRIARKELSKAKRTKKKQTKGQENLLEDQTISFDEYKSQRDFTKEERELMDSLNAIYSEAIKANDISRQLFATEATKSIKLVNIFMQKTGYDVVVTNPPYMGIGNMDIKLKNFIISNYNAGSEDLYSAFIMRCEEFLNENGILGMIVQHGFMFTPKYKDLRKNILEFNQIEKVVHLGTGIFEELTGEKVNSVMFTLNKTKQENLKSEFVDITSCENRADYPNITEGIKEYQINQEKFKIIKGYPFTYKLSENILNYFLKSNYKEYAHVQRGISTYANYKYIRFYWEVNNYEKWKWINQIPGGDRYVSLDNTVVDFSENAIEFYKSKGGYTGINYFNTEGMYYPRSPYGANFSAKYLHENTIIEDDKPGIFPKKGVDNFFLLGLMNSNLIIYFLNVINPTNHCQVGDVNRLPIKKFSLENNNIIKKNVLENIEDLRHKYSLIEISRYFNFENIIKLLSDSMEMTILNFLNIKDKIDLDVYNRDEIINRLVYDTYKISEDEVEFIEEENGVNNNIDVDKSDYIKLINEDNNPNYNLVSKKLNLRKDILIKKRIEEKLYGDKAIKKELENIISILIGCIFDRWNNDIKSIDDGIVPVNSSIYLEKDIIEQIYIIIGKYFGVENSDNTFEEIEEILGTTLEKYIINDFFKNHSRSYKKRPIYWHICSPKKTFNCFVYYHKLDDDTLYKVKSIYLSQMIDRYEEDLEYYTNQLIEARTNGDKSKEKDVKDKCSDLEAKLEDLSILDKKIMEILPYKPNIDEGVLYNIIPIEPILSAPVATKRERDNYYEEVGT